The following DNA comes from Kluyveromyces lactis strain NRRL Y-1140 chromosome E complete sequence.
aTCAAGTTATGTGGGTATGTCAATTTATCCAAGGTATCGAAGAACATATCCAAATGTGCGGCTGCATCTCTCAAAGGAACACAGAACACCACCCTATCACCGGTCTGCCATCCATTGGCATTCCCCTGATAATTAATTAAATCGTAATATTCCACTCCAGGTATATTTCTGAACCTGTTACCAGTTACAGGACTTGAGACGAACGGTACGAACTGCCATATGATTGGGAAAATCATTCGAATTATAAGAAACCCCGTTACCACTGATCCTATCACGGACACAGCAGTCAAGGCATTGAACCTGCTCTTACCCTTGCTGCCCATCTATGACGGTTGTATGACGTTGTGTagaatatttgaatttcCAGGAATCGAGAATAGAAGTGATTTCAAAAGTAAAGAGCGATGGATCCGGATGTTTTTATTCCTCCACAGCTTTAGCGATTGTATTTTATTGTTCGAAGAAATTTTGATACCGCAATTTTTCACAATAGATCTATAAAATGCACGCTCGTCAAAAGATCCTTATGTGTTCTTCCTTTCTCACTAATCCTGGGCGGTGCTAACCCTGTGTATTATGACACCTTCTGGAATAATAATCGGCTGCTTTAAATGACAAACCTTTTTCCTTTAGCGTTTGCAACAGATAATATGGTCTGTGCCATAATAAATACTTATAAAATATTACTATTTTCGATTGTATAGTTGCATTGTTTTCAtccatttcaatttcttcgccaaaaaaaaaaaaaaaaaaaaagtgtaTAAActgaaatttggaaaagGTAAATAAAAAGGAACTGCCAGACCCTACACGCAGTTATAAGGTGTGGGAACCAGTGATTCAACTCTCAGGGCACTGTTGGGGACCGTAAGTTGTTGTAGATAAGAAGCAACTCTACTTTTTCCCGGCTCAATTACCGCCTTTTCGCACTGTAACAGAACCTCTACTACGGCCATTCAACATAACGGAACAAAAAGGCTGGAAAGATAGCGGATGTCTGTTCTTCCCGTacagtcacgtgacatgTTTCATCTCATTCCAATGCCTGGGAATGCCAGGCGGCAATCAAAGGACCAAATAAATACGTGTATAGTGATATGTATATGTTACCCGGGCATCGTTGGGTTTCCCTTTTTCCTACTGCTTACGAGAGGATTCCGTGAGCTTACCGTGTACGGTGATATATCATGGTCCGTGCCTGTTTCCCTCAATGCGGCCTCAGGTTCTTTGGATCTGTCGACTGGCGAATCCACCCAGCTCTTCGCCATCAAAGATGAATTATACACAACTACGTATCAAAATTGTACATTATACAAATCGTTCCGCAACCGATACAATTATGTGCCAACGTTGCCTATATTATTGACTTCGATCTGTCAGTGAATGCCGTTAAAAAACTAGAATATGCCATTTGGAAAACATACAATCCCCATAGCAGACTAGAATAGCAAGGGAGAAGACGATGGGAAagtagaaaaaaaagaccTACCGTACGAAttgctttttctttctgttttcaCACTCTACAAACTTTACACGACTATGAAATACATCGGTGTTTTTCCCTCTCGCTCTCTCTTTCACTCTCTCTGTACAAAATGATCGAAActaaatttttcaaactttttttttcagttcgACGacgagaaagaaaaaaaaatttgatattcgattttatatatattggaaacaaaattataagagtttttttcttcatgGAAAGTTGAatttaaagctttttttcatttacaAGAGTGTATTTAGTCCATTTTGTATATGTTTCAGAATGATTTTGtaaacttcttcatttgtTTAATTagtttttcttgttctcttCTGTTTTAACTTTATCCTGTTATTAGTTATTCAGTTTTACTTGGTTTCAATTgtattttgttttcacTACAGATAGTAGACCAAACGCATTAAACAAATCACACATATACAACAtggctgaagaagaacacaCTTTCGAAACTGCTGGAGCTGGTGCTTCCTTGACTTTCCCAATGCAATGTTCTGCTTTGAGAAAGAACGGTTTTGTCGTTATCAAGGGCAGACCATGTAAGATTGTTGATATGTCTACTTCCAAGACCGGTAAGCACGGTCACGCTAAGGTCCATTTGGTTGCCATCGATATCTTCACCAACAAGAAGTTGGAAGATTTGTCTCCATCTACTCACAACATGGAAGTCCCAGTTGTTAAGAGAACTGAATTCCAATTGTTGGATATCGATGACGGTTTCTTGTCTTTGATGACCATGGACGGTGAAACCAAGGATGATGTCAGAGCCCCAGAAGGTGAATTGGGTGACAACATCCAAGCTGCTTTCGACGAAGGTAAGGACTTGATGGTTACTATCATTGCCGCTATGGGTGAAGAAGCTGCCATCTCCTTCAAGGAAGCTCCAAGATCCGAATAGATTTTGatatgaacaaaaaaattcagTAATATATTAATGGACTaagaaatgagaaaaaaaagtttttTTATCCCTGGAtaaatggaaagaagaaattggatCAACCGTTGTTGATACGTTGAGCTCCTAATGTGTTTTGAGAGGGACAGGggatcttcttttgttatCAGTGAGATTGGACTCGAGATGAAAAAGACTTGAAATATGATTCCTTTTTTATCCTTGCATGTTTTCACTTGTCCATCTTTCTGTGTTTCCACAAAAGTCGTTTTCCTTCCTGGAACGGTTTTGGTTGCTACTCCCGGTGTTCTTTAGTACGCTATCTAATTCcccattttttttcgtCTACTGTTAAGCATCcaattatatatattaacTTATATGATATTCTGGGTGTTTTACGTGGGTTTTCAGCAATGGGATGGATTTTGAGTTATAATTGTTGGTTGGAGAACAAGAAactgttttttcttttctggaAAACACTCAATCGCTCCTTTCCTTGTCAAGCGTCATTGATGGAAATACTATCAGATACGTTATTCTTTATCACTTTCTCCTTTTAAATCAGCTTTTTTCTCTCTATTCCagtaattttttttttcactcAATTAAATATCATTATATCCTTAATTCTATTTCTTATATATTTAAATCTTCTTTAACGCTTCCGTTTGTCGTTTTACATTGTCATTGAACCCTGTTAATATGGGGTGTGTGTACTCTTCCGCACTTGCAGACTGCCAGTTACTAAACGGTTGGGAAACCATCcttgttttattttttcaaattttggcTCATCGTCGATAactttcaatatcaaaagctCAATTGTAGGCAAATATGATTTCGTTAGATTACTTTCTTTAATACCATCTAATGTCCATACTAGGTTCAGAACGTTGGCAAGGGTCTGtagtttcttcttgcaCTGTGAAGCGCGGTATAGTATTTATTATTTACCAATTCACAATATAATGAGTGACATCTTCTGGATCATGTGATATGAACCTAACATCATTTTATCATATAACATGGCAACATGGCCGAGCGGTTAAGGCGAAAGATTAGAAATCTTTTGGGCTCTGCCCGCGCAGGTTCGAGTCCTGCTGTTGTCGTTATTTTTAACCCCTTCttcctttattttttgaCGCGTTGCCATTTCTCATTACCCGGAAAATTattcctctttcttttccaaaaacGGAAAAGATATTGACGAAAACATCAAATCTCATTTCTCTTTGCCGTATTCTGTTGGTAAAATACAGCTGAAACTCGATTCTGACAAAAATAAACTAGAAGAACCATATCAAGAACGTTTCTATCCCAGAACAGCACTGGTGCCAATGAAACATTAATTTTTAGCACCTTCATTTTAATAATATTATTGCATTTATCGCTCCCTGTTTAAAGGACTTTGCTACTGAAAAACACCATAAGTACCGAATTCAATCATGAGTGATGCTATGAATCAAACAAGTGATGCTGTCTTTACAGACAGAATGCGAAGGTTTCAAGAGTTTTTGGATACCCATTCGCATTATACTCGAGAAATAAGATCAATACTCGAGTTTAACAGCAACGTagtgaaagagaaaaagacGGATGATGATTATTTAAATACTGCAGACAAAGATACGATGGACCATGACACTAATCAATTGCCATTGAGAATAACAGTATCACTTGACGATTTAAGAGAATTTGACAAAACATTTTGGACTGGACTTTTACAAGTACCCTCGTTCTTTTTACCACCAGCGGAGCGTGCTGTTTCGGAGACTGCAATGGCCTTAGATGATAGCCCTCTCGGGTTTCGCGGATTCCAAAATGATCCCAGCAGACAATGGAGACTGTCATTCAAGGGTTCTTTCGGTCCGAATTCTTTATCACCACGTACCTTAAACTCAACacatttgaataaattGATCTCAGTAGAGGGGATTGTAACGAGAACCTCACTTGTGAGGCCAAAACTTCTCAGATCCGTGCATTATGCCCAAACCACAGGCCATCATCATTACCGTGATTATCGTGATGCGACTACAACATTAACCACATCCGTACCAACACCAGCTATTTATCCAGAGGAGGATCAAGAAGGTAATAAGCTGGTCACAGAGTATGGATTTTGTCATTACATGGATCACCAGCGAATCACCGTTCAAGAAATGCCCGAAAAGGCCCCTCCTGGTCAATTACCAAGATCCATTGACGTTATCTTGGATGATGACTTAGTGGATAAGACAAAACCAGGTGATAGAATTAATATTGTTGGTGTATACAAGTCATTAGGTGCAGGTGGTCTAACAGGTGGTTCTAATAACAACGACAAGGGTAACGGTGCTTTATCTGGTTTCAGAACTGTTGTAATTGGTAACACAGTGTACCCTCTACATGCCAGGTCTACAGGTGTGTCCGCCGTTGAAACGCTATCAGATAATGATATTAGAAATATCAATAAGCTATCAATGCATGATAATATTTTCGACACTTTGTCCCAGTCGTTAGCACCATCCATCTATGGCCATGAACACATTAAGAAAGCCATCCTATTAATGCTTATGGGTGGTgtggaaaaaaatttacCCAACGGTTCACATCTAAGAGGTGACATAAATATCCTTATGGTTGGTGATCCATCCACCGCTAAATCTCAAATGCTTAGATTTGTGTTGAACACAGCAGCATTAGCTATTGCCACTACGGGTAGAGGTTCCTCTGGTGTCGGTTTGACAGCAGCCGTCACTACTGATAAAGAAACTGGTGAAAGAAGATTAGAAGCAGGTGCGATGGTGTTGGCAGATCGTGGTATCGTTTGTATCGATGAGTTTGACAAGATGTCCGACGTAGATAGAGTTGCTATCCATGAAGTTATGGAACAACAAACAGTAACAATCGCAAAGGCTGGTATACATACAACATTGAATGCTCGTTGTTCAGTTATCGCAGCTGCAAACCCTGTTTTCGGTCAATATGACGTTAACAAAGATCCACATAAAAATATTGCCCTACCGGATTCTCTATTATCTCGTTTCGATTTACTATTTGTGGTTACGGATGATATCAACGACATCAGAGATAGAGCTATCAGTGAACATGTCTTGAGAACACATAGGTACTTACCTCCTGGATATTTGGAAGGTGAACCTGTTAGAGAGCAAATAAATCTATCATTGGCTGTTGGTGAAGATATCGAAAacgaggaagaagatgatgatgaggacgTAGTTTTCGAAAAATTCAATCCACTTCTACACGCCGGTGCGAAGCTTGCAAAGAACAGAGGTGATAGCAATGGTAGCGAGCTTCCTCAAATTGTTGCGATACCCTTCATCAGAAAATACATTCAGTATGCAAAAGAGAGAATTATTCCTCAATTGACTCAAGAAGCTGTAGACGTTATCATCAAATCATATTCAAATCTAAGAAACGATCAGAACACCAAGAAATCCCCTATCACGGCAAGAACTCTAGAAACTTTAATCAGATTATCCAGTGCTCATGCCAAGGTAAGgctttcaaagaaagtaGAACTAGAAGATGCAAAGGTAGCAACACAATTACTAAGATTTGCATTACTAGGTGAGGACGGAGCCAACTTCGACGAACAGGAATTTGCCGAAGGCAGAACAACCGAAAAATCTCCAAGAAAGAAGCCAAGAGCTTCTCcaaggaagaagagagGGGCCGTTTACAAAGAAGTTGACTCAGAGGATGCAGAAGAGGACCAGGAAATGGCAGAGACTCAACCGGATCCTGCTGACGGTCTGGAATCTACGATGGTACGGTTAGCACCAGAACAAGAGGAAGACCTTCAAAGAAGACTAGAACAAAACTTGAGAGTGAGTCCGAGACGCCAACTATCAGTCGAAAGAAGAGTACTTTCACAAAGCGACCATCAACAACAGGTTCTCCACCACTCCTCGCAATCCTCAACTGGACCCCTTGAAACTGGCTCTCAATTGGAACCGTCTCATATGACCCTTGATTTTATGTCCATCGAAGAGATGGACCAGGGTTCAATCTCAACCGGTAGGTTATCGTCACTCTCAGGTATTGTTGCAAGACTCATGCAATCAGACATTTTCGAGGAAGAATCGTATCCTGTCGCCGCACTTTTCGAAAGAATTAACGAGCAAGTTccagaagaggaaaaatTCACTGTTGATGAATACGTTGCTGGTCTAAGGATTATGAGCGATAGAAACAATTTAATGGTCGCGGATGGCAAAGTATGGAGAGTATAATcttaatttcatttttataTCATATATACAGGCTTATCATCTTGCCTTACATTTGCGGGCTTTTTTCTATGCAATGGTTTTCTCTACGTTATGTATAATTTTCTGCGCTTTTAGATGAAGTTGACTCCCAGGGAATGTATCTCATCCATTATACATATCTCAAATATCGAGTTATCAATAAGCAACGtgtttgttcttcttaCACTGTCGCTGTGGATGAAATTTTGTTACCCGAAATTTTACTTCAGTCTTTGAGATTTGGTGGCAAAATCTAATTTTAACGTGTATGACAGACAATACGTCgaatatgaaaaaaaatgcatTGACATAATGCTTTGAttcaaacctttaaaaGATACCATTTAAAAGATACCATTGATTCATAATACAATATGTTTAAGGTTAATTTAACAGTGTTTGCAAAGTATATAGAGTGACCAAAGACGTCAAGATGGCCGATAAGCAATATGTGGAAAGTCCTTTAGTGAAGGACTCCACACCTTTGGCTACTAAATCGTTTTCGATGAGGCCATATGTCTTGCCTTTCATTCCGTTGTATGCAACCTTCCTCCATATCTACTACACTCAGTATGATGTGTACATCAAGGGTCCTGAATGGacatttgttttccttgGAACTCTAGTTTCTTTGAACGCTTTAATGGCTTTACTCCCTGAATGGAATATTGACATAGCCGTTTGGTTTAACTACGTTCCTGTTaaattggaagaagcaACTCACTTGTTGATCCACACCACTCCAAACAATGGGTCTTCTGGTATCGTAGAGATTCAAAGAGCTACTGAAGGTGGTCATTTGCAAGTGTTCTTTCAGTTCCagaaaaagagattttTATGGCATGAAGAGACGCAGGTTTTCTCTTCACCTAAGTTCCTAGTCGATGGTTCTCCAAAGATCGCAGAATTCCAGAACAGCAAAGGTTTGAATGGAGATCTAACCCATCATAAGAGATTATACGGCGAGAATTCCTTTGATATTCCCATTCCAACTTTCCTTGAGTTGTTCAAAGAACATGCGGTGGCAcctttcttcatttttcaactctttTGTGTTGCCTTGTGGTTGTTCGATGATCTATGGTACTACTcccttttcaatttgttcatGATCGTCGCTATGGAAGCCACTTCGGTGTTTCAACGTTTGACGACTTTGAAAGAGTTCAGAACTATGGGTATTAAGCCTTATGCCATCAACGTATTCAGGGATGGGAAATGGGTTGAAATGCAAACCGATAAACTATTCCCTATGGATTTGGTTTCAATCACTAGAACTGCTGAAGATAGTGCCATTCCTTGTGATCTATTGCTAATCGACGGTTCTTGTATTGTCAATGAAGCTATGTTATCTGGTGAATCCACTCCtctattgaaagaatctaTAAAGTTACGTCCTGCCAATGATCAATTGCAATTGGATGGTGTTGACAAAAATGCCGTTCTACATGGTGGTACTAAAGCCTTACAAGTGACGGCTCCAGAAAATAGGACTGGTGTAATTACACCACCAGATGGTGGTGCATTAGCTGTTGTCACTAAAACCGGTTTCGAAACATCTCAAGGATCTTTGGTTCGTGTTATGATTTTCTCAGCAGAACGTGTCGATGTTGGTAACAAGGAAGCTCTTTActttattttatttttgcTAATATTTGCCATCGTTGCTTCTTGGTATGTCTGGAAAGAAGGTACCAGAATGGGTAGAATTCAATCCAAGTTGATCTTGGATTGTATTTTGATCATTACTTCCGTTGTCCCACCTGAATTGCCTATGGAATTGACCATGGCCGTCAACAGTTCTTTAGCGGctttatccaaattttACGTTTACTGTACCGAACCTTTCAGAATTCCATATGCTGGTAGAATAGATGTTTGTTGCTTTGATAAGACTGGTACTTTGACTGCCGAAGACTTAGTCTTTGAGGGTCTGGCTGGTTTGCACGATGGATCAGATATTCGTACATTGAAGTCAGCTAATGATGCCTCTCAAGAAGTTCTATCTGCTATCGGTGCTGCTCACGCATTGGTAAAGTTGGATGATGGTGAAATTGTAGGTGACCCAATGGAAAAAGCTACTTTGAAGGCATCCTCTTGGActgttgatttcaaagatgtcGTCAAGAGAGCTGGTGCAGATAACATTCGTATCTTGCGTCGTttccaattttcttcttcattaaaACGTTCTGCATCTATTGCTTCTCAAAGTAATCGCTTTTTCGCAGCCGTTAAGGGTGCTCCAGAAACCATCCGTGAGAGATTGAACTCTGTTCCTAGTGACTATGATGACATCTACAAGTCGTTCACTCGTTCTGGGTCGCGTGTCTTGGCCTTGGCTTATAAAGATCTACCTAAAATGTCAAATTCTCAAATCGATAATATTGATCGTGACGAGATTGAAACTGGCTTAACCTTCGGTGCATTCTTAGTTTTCCACTGTCCTTTGAAGGATGATGCCATTGAAACCATTAAGATGTTGAATGAATCTTCCCATCGTTCTATCATGATTACTGGTGATAATCCATTAACTGCAGTTCACGTTGCTAAAGAAGTGGGCATTGTTGATCGCGAAACTTTGATATTGGACGAACCAATTGATGGTTCATCTCATGCCTTAGTCATGCGAGATGTAAACGAGACAATTGTGAAACCCTTCAATCCTGATGCTGATACTTTCGATGAGAAggaaattttccaaaaatatGATTTGGCTGTGACTGGCCATGCTTTGAAATTACTTCAAGGCCACAAACAATTAAGAGACGTCATCAGACATACATGGATTTATGCTCGTGTTTCACCAAGTCAAAAAGAGTTTATTTTAATTACTTTGAAGGATATGGGATATCAGACTTTAATGTGTGGTGATGGTACTAATGATGTCGGTGCTTTAAAGCAAGCTCATGTTGGTATTGCCCTATTAAATGGTACTGAGGAtagtttgaagaaattacaAGAACAGAGAAAGATTGACAATGTCAAAACTATGTACGAAAAGCAATGTTTGTTTATGGATAGATGGAATCAACCACATCCACCGGTTCCCATTGCAATTGCGCACTTGTATCCACCTGGCTCTAATAATCCTAACTATTTGAAAGCCATGGAGCAGAAAGGTGTTGAGATCACTCCAGAAATGCGTAAGCTAGCTATGGAAGTTTCTTCCAAACCAGCTGTTGTGAAGAAGACCGAACCGTCTAAAAAATCTGCAACTGACCTTGCTGATATGATTTCGGGAAGTTTAGGTGAAATGGAGGATGAAGATGCcccatctttgaaactaGGAGATGCTTCTTGTGCGGCTCCTTTTACCTCCAAATTGGCAAATGTCAACGCTGTGACCAATATTATTCGTCAAGGTCGTTGTGCCTTGATTAACACCATTCAGATGTACAAGATCCTTGCTTTAAATTGTTTGATTAGTGCGTACTCTCTTTCTGTTATTTACTTGGCTGGTGTTAAGTTTGGTGATGGTCAAGCCACTGTTTCTGGTTTATTGCTTTCTGTCTGTTTCCTAAGTATATCTCGCGGTAAACCCCTTGAAAAGCTATCTAAGGAGAGGCCTCAACCAGgtattttcaatatttacATTATGGGATCCATTCTTGGTCAATTTGCTGTCCATATCTTAACATTGGTTTACATCACAACTGAAATTTACAAAATCGAGCCAAGAGAACCTCAAGTCGACttggaaaaagaatttgtACCATCATTATTGAATACAGGTATTTTCATGGTTCAATTGGCCCAACAAGTGTCTACTTTTGTGGTCAACTACCAAGGTGAACCATTCAGagaaaatatcaagaataaCAAAGGTATGTACTATGGTATTGTGGGTGTCTCTGTCTTAGCACTATGTGGTTCAACAGAATTTATCCCTGAGCTAAATGCTGCTATGAAATTTGTTCCAATGGACGATattttcaagatgaaattaaCAGGAACCTTGTTATTAGATTTCTTCGGATCTTGGGCCTTTGAACTATTCTTtaaatatttcttcatgaATAGCAAGGCCGCCGATATCGCAGAGCGCACTTAAGCTCTTGAAATTCCAGGATGTTTTTCATTTAACATTTTAgatagatatatatatatgtatatgtCCTTTAGAGTATCAACAATAGAGTTTTCCATTTCCGATAAAACTATCGATCAAAGTCAAGTTACATTACATCATTCTACAAAAGAGATTGTATCATCGCTTTAtctaatttcttccatttgtaaactttcaaatctcCTTCAACggtgatgatttgaaaaacgTCCTGTCCAAGTAATTCATTTAATTTTGAAAGGACAATAACACACTCGCCGCGTCCGATAGGATTGTGCGTATCCGTCAAAGAATCGACAACTAGGCCAGTCAAGTAATCCTCTGTATATGGGATTTCTGGTTCTAGAGTGAAGCATATGTTAAAGATatgtttcattttcacAGCAATGAAATGTTCCTGCATCGACTGTCTATGAGAGAGCAGCGCTGCTGCTCTCCGTTCTTTATCTCTGATTCTATCCAAGAGCGAACTCGTTGCAATATTTTCCGTACCGGACACTGTATTACCAGAATCTTTGTTTCCCAGATAGAGAGGGTTAGCTGATTTCGTAGACCCTTTCAATGGCGCAATTTTGCGTCtatttgtatttttcaacgGTACAGAGTATGTGATGGAATTGTTACTTGCCTTTCTCTTCCCTAGTTTCATGGGAGGAATATTATCCGGGATTTCTGGGGACTGTTGGACCAATTGTACCCATTGATCAGTCTTCTCGGAAAATTCCAAGAGTCTTGACTTTGTCAAGGACAAACTAGTCTGTAATTTAAATGATATCCCACATTTTGAGTTAATATCTATTTCATATGCATTAGGCCAGATATATAATAGCCTTTGGAAATCTGTCGTTGtcactttttctttgatcatTCTGGAGATACCCGGTAACAAAGAATCCAGTTCCACGTAATCGATACCTGGATGATTGATCTTGTACAAGTTAATCATTGATTCTATAGTTGCGAATAGATTATTCAAAAACGACACAGATCGCTTTAAGTTAAGTAATCGAGTCTCCGCTGGGTAAAACTTTTCACCCACCTCAGggaatttcttcagattgAATTCCAAAAGACGATCTGCAAAAGAGCCTCCTTGAGGCATTGTACATGAGAGGGTAGGTTGAATCGACAACGCAATTGATCTCGTGGACAACCGCATCTTAGAAGTCTGATGCATACCTGCCGAAAGATCAGCCAATAACGTACCTGTATGAATCAACAAGCACTTTTCTACGTCTACACTGTGCCAGGAATCATTCCGGTAAACCTTAGCACATGTCGCATCTGGTACTATAGTCAATAGTCCAACAGATTCGAAGTCGATCCATTCAGTTTGAGAGTAATCAAACTGCATATCGAGCAATTGTTCACTAAATTGCGAATGATGACGACAAAGTATGGAAGAGAAACTCGTAGGGGATACTGTAACGTTACTATCAATGCCGAGTGCCTGCAGGCATAAGTCACTGAAATATAGTGCAACTTTAGTCATCGTCAAATTTAGCCGTAttaaatcacgtgacacaCTGCCATTACCACGGCTGTCCCCACCGTCTACTGACATCCATTGCTGTAAAGTATGATTGCCTCGGTTGATGGTGCCAGTGAAATTAGAACCAAATGTGACAGAACCGGTATCATCATTCGGAAAGCCTCCAGTTTCCGCATTGATCAAATCTACCAGCTGTACAACGGCATCGATACTAGCGAAATTCTGCAGTAGAAACGTATCA
Coding sequences within:
- the TAH11 gene encoding Tah11p (similar to uniprot|P47112 Saccharomyces cerevisiae YJR046W TAH11 (DNA replication)) — encoded protein: MDQRYRYTPPVIDLDKVKDEKELLPLIKQILFSHDTFLLQNFASIDAVVQLVDLINAETGGFPNDDTGSVTFGSNFTGTINRGNHTLQQWMSVDGGDSRGNGSVSRDLIRLNLTMTKVALYFSDLCLQALGIDSNVTVSPTSFSSILCRHHSQFSEQLLDMQFDYSQTEWIDFESVGLLTIVPDATCAKVYRNDSWHSVDVEKCLLIHTGTLLADLSAGMHQTSKMRLSTRSIALSIQPTLSCTMPQGGSFADRLLEFNLKKFPEVGEKFYPAETRLLNLKRSVSFLNNLFATIESMINLYKINHPGIDYVELDSLLPGISRMIKEKVTTTDFQRLLYIWPNAYEIDINSKCGISFKLQTSLSLTKSRLLEFSEKTDQWVQLVQQSPEIPDNIPPMKLGKRKASNNSITYSVPLKNTNRRKIAPLKGSTKSANPLYLGNKDSGNTVSGTENIATSSLLDRIRDKERRAAALLSHRQSMQEHFIAVKMKHIFNICFTLEPEIPYTEDYLTGLVVDSLTDTHNPIGRGECVIVLSKLNELLGQDVFQIITVEGDLKVYKWKKLDKAMIQSLL